A stretch of DNA from Limanda limanda chromosome 16, fLimLim1.1, whole genome shotgun sequence:
AGACACAACTATAAAGTAGCTCACGAGTTTGGGCGGGTCGCTGCAGCACGAGCATGGAACCGGATCGTTGTACTCGTTGATCTACTCTAACCCTGAACCTGTGGCCACGAACTCCAGATCGTGACCCAGAGAACAAACTACAGCAAAGAGTCAAACACGTTTCTGAAGTTTCTGGAGTTTGAGAATGAAaactgctttattttttattttatagataAGTTTCCTCTCTTTTATCTCCGTGTTTGGTCTCCTCCACTTGGTCTGTTGTGTAACAGAGTTCACCTGTGACTCGGACTCAGGTCAGGCATGAGCACGTGTGTGGGTCTGAATCAAGGAGGATTGTGGGAAGGACGTGGAGGTCGTCTGGAGGCGCCTGCAGGTCCACGCCTGAAGCTTCTGTTTCAAACTGAACAATGAGGCAGGAAACATCTGTAGACCGAGatgcaacaacacaaagactcacaacaaacacaacctggATCCTTTCATCACACACTGATGACTACAACACAAAGACTCACAACAGGCACATTTagttgtgttctgtgtgtttgttgtgtgtgttcctctctctgatggtgttgtgtgtttaagtttaataaagtgaggttgtgtgttttcacatatCAGTGTGTTTATATGATGGAACATGTGAAACACACTGAGCTCAGTACAGGATGTTTTAATCTGTATCTCAGTTCATTTTTATCGTATTAAACTCAAACACACTGAGAAACAGTTAAATGGAGAAAGTTCTACATTTGTTCTATAAATAACCGTCACAGCCGACGGACTCGTTCTCCACCAGCGCTCAGGGGCGAGTGGAGTCAGACCACGGAGCTGGTTCCCTCTTCTAAAAATACTGTCACACCACACAGATCCTAAAGAAGCTGTGACACAAGAGCAGCAGATAAGGATTTAATCTGACGCCTGCAGACGTATCGATGTCCTCAGAGGACGAACCTCAGATGTTTGAACGTAACACAAACAGAACGTTTGTATCAGCTCGACAAAGACTCCGTGACTgagtctcctccagctgcagtttAACTGTGATCCTGACACGAGGAACTTAAAAACAGATCTATATTCAGAGATGAATTGTACAGCGTGACTCCCAGGACATATTTTCAGTCACCACCTTTTATTATGTTCTTTTCCATGCTTTCTATAAATGGTTCTAACTAGTGTTTACAACCTCACGTAAATTACAGAGTTCCTGCTCCGTGTCGTACGTCCACGACCTCCGACCGAGACTCCGAGGGATTTGATtctaacagagaaacaaagtgaaGGAGCAGCTCAGCTCGAAGGGAAACCTCCCGACTGAGAGACGACTGGTAACAGACACAGAACTGCAGATTAGCACAACTCAGCCTGATTATTAGAGGGATCGTGTCTGATTGAAGTTTTAATTTGGAATTTTAGTGTTGTGAAGTAAAAGAATAACTGATGACTAATTAGGTGTTTTCCACCAAATTTGGTGATTCTATGTATTTTTTGGGACTCACCTGTAAACACTGGATTAATGTCATTTTCTGCCTTTTACGTGTTAACGAATCATCTCAATCCGACTTCACACAGACTTCGTTCTCAGAGTCTGTTTAACGTCCAGTTCGGATTCAGAAGTTTGTGTTCAGgccataaactgtaaataacgACGTGTCTCCACCTACTCCCACTTTCCAGACAAGACAAATGTCTCAGCTCTAGAACAACTTTAAATTATCAGTTCAATTCATTAAGCTGCTTCACTGCCGCCCTTGATTCATGtgcacatacagacagagactTATCAGATCAGCCCGGAGTAAACAAACTGCTCACTAACTCTGGAGCCCTAACAACAGAGGACGAAGTATCGGCTGCCTACACAGCAGTTATCGACTGCACTCCCTGCAGAACCCTCCACTGGACCTCAGCCTAAAGACCACAGCCCAGAGCAgctgggagaggaggaagagaaagaatctccaggaggaaacacaaggaaacacgtggccactgcagcaggagaaggacGACGGCCGGGACTTACCGTCAGGAGTTCCTTCTGGAAGGACTTCCTCTCTTTGCACTCGGTGTTGTTGCAGtcctccttcagcttctccagcaCCGACGCCACTCGCTCGGGTTCGCTGTCCAGCTCCGCGCGGCAGAAGTGTGTCAGCGGCAGGTTGACGTATCCGAGTGCGTCTGCGAACGCTCGCCAGTTGCCGATATTCTCCATGAGTATAGTTCTCACAGAGGCGTAGATGTACGTGAGGAACTTGCAGGGCTTCAGTGTTTGCTCCAGGAGTATTGAGGTGGTGAGATCTGGCCCACTGAAGTAAATGGGTTTCACTTTGCCAACCACTAGCACGTTCTTTGCGTGGACGAACCCTGTTCGGCCCTGATAATATCCAATGTACCATTCCTTTGTCCACAGCTGACCCTTCAGCTTGATTTTCTCTTCACTCAACAGAGCTACGAAGTCTCCTTTCTTGTACTCCAGCAGGTACTGGTTCTTTGTTTGTCGGATCACAGTTTTGATTAATTTTCCAAACTTCACGTTGTTTATTCTCCGGTCCTGGAAAACCGGGTATTTGGTGGCAACAGCAAGAGGAGACAAAAGTATCTTTCCGacttccttcttcttcaggaAGCGCCGCTGCACTGAGGTCTTCGGACCGGCTTTGGGAGGCGGAGTCGGTGTCTGGACACAAAACTGACCCAGGATACAGTCTTGGTCGTCTTTGACCTGGATTCTTAAGGTGAAATCAGAGACTTCTTCACTGTCGCGTGAAGCGATGATGTAGACGAGCCTGCTGACTTTGCCCAGTTTGACCTGGAAGCCCCGGACCACTCTGGCCTGATCCCCGGCCTTTACCTCGTAGTTGGCCATGTTGGAGTAAACGCCAACGCGGAGGTCCTGCGGTCTGGACAAGACGAACTGGTGTTTACCCCAGAGCTGCAGTGCCACGGGGGGGGCAGCCTGCACCTGCTTGCCGGCGTCGCTCACTAACAGAGACTTTGGGGCACAATCATGACCGAACATAGCTACGACTGTTTTGAAGGACGGGTGAATATGTTTGGGGCCGTACACTCCTAAGGTGATCTTCTTGACCACATGCTCCCAAACCGTGGAGTCAGGAGATACAGACTGGGACTGAGCCACCACGCACACGTACATGCTGGGCTCCAGGTTATCCAGACACACCTGGACTGTGTCCCCGTACATGTAGGCCTGGGGAATGGCAGAGTAAGGTCCCTCTTTACAATCGCTCCTGACGCACAAGACCTCTGTCGTCTGTCTGCTCTCCATCTTCACCACCACGGAAACCTTCATCTCCAGGGTAACGGTGGTTTTGGTTTCCATGTTGCTGAGTTTGATCTCCACCACCGGGCTGACGGTGGTGCAGCGGTCGGTGTTCAGCTCCAGCGGCGGGTCGAGCAGAGCTTTGATAGAGATCTGCTGAGTGTCCCCCGGGGCCACGTGACCCTCGGGGATGTGGATGCTGATGTTGGTGTCTGGAAGCTGGACGGCACCTCCTGAGCTGTCCAGGCGACAGACGATGCTGGTTTCCACCGGCTGCGTCTGGCCCCAGCCTGGGCTCTGACCCAGTGAGTCCAAGTCATGGCAGGACCTGGCCAACTTGCGGTGGCTGAGCCACGCTGTCCTGAAATCCTCCCGGCTCTGGAACTGCTCTGGCGCTGGTGCTTTCAGACCTCCGAAGAAACCCCCAGAGACCTGAGGGGAGTTGGACTCAGCCTGCAGGATGGACAGCTCCGACAGACTGTGGGACCGCTTGCTCCGAAAGAACGGGTTGTCCCTGCGCAGCGTTTGCCCGAAGCCCCCGGTGGGACTGAGTGGGTTGGAGTTAAACACACCACTGGCAAAACCAAGTATGTCAGCAGTGCTGCCGGTGGAGTTGGGCACTGATGGAGCGAGCGAGTCGAACAGAAGAAGGTCCACTGACTTCTCATTACTGTTCTGATCCAGAGGGCCTCCGTTCAGGAAAGGGTTCGTAGAGCCCGTGTGAGCTGCTGCAAAAGGATTTCCATTCTGGAAGGCGGTTGGTTTCAGGATCACCCCCGACCACTCTCCCAGCAGGTCCAGTTCTTTGGCCGCCTCCTCGTTCAAATCTCCCACAGTGTCAATCATCCCACTGTCGCTGAAGGACGAGTCCCTGTAGTTGATGGGTTCCACGTAGGCAGCAGGGATGTAGCCCATCTCCGTGTTGTTGTGGGCGTACCACCACTCGGCCCCCGACGAGTCCAGCACGTAGAGGCGGTCGCCTTTAGAGAACTTCAGGGTGGTGAAGCTGGAGGGGCAGTAGTCTTTTATGGCAACCACTTCCCTGGCGGCGCCGAAGGAGGCGGTGGCGTCCAGTCGTAAGGCACTGGGAGAAGGCACTGGGGAGGAAAGAACAATGTCAGGTGAGCATGTATGAGCTGCTCTAAACTCTAGAGTCACATGGTCGGATCCACTGAAAGTCTCAATGACACAGTGGTTCTTTCCTTTTATAAGTTATGAAGTTTCATATTCTGATTCAAAGATGTTCACCAGTGAGAAAACAGAGTAAAACATTAACGTGTTTTCAACTGGACTCTTTATCTGTTTGATGAGTTTTCAGTTTCAGCCTCTGACCTTTGACGTCGTTGAGCGTAGCTTCCGAGACGCCGTCGCTGAGGTCGACCAGCGTCCCCTCGGACTTGCAGCGTGGGAGGGAAACGTTGTTGTTGGCGGTGGCTCTGATTCGATGGGCGGCCATGTTGGAACCCGTCACTAGGCACCAGACGACTCTGATGGGTTTCCTTTAACTGAAGAGCAGGTCGAGCGTCAACGACCTCCCATGATCTCTGAAACACAGGaagtaaatatacaaataagGAAATGTAGTCGTTTCCTCTtcttattcattatttaaaattCACAGAGTGAAAATCGTCTGCTTGATGTTGATCTTCCGCTTTAATTCcaaatgtttttcagtttgttgCTCAGAAGCTTTTCACATtgacaaatcaataaaaaactGATCAGAACAAAGtggacaaacagaaataaactgtGAGTGATTCAAGAAACTTTCATCCTCAGATCAGAAGATTAATCAGAAACAGAATAATAAATGATTTCACGCAGAGTTTCTCAGTGAAACTTAGAAACTCAGATGTTCACTGatgtcagtttatttatttacagtttaataCATGATCCTTAACTCAATAATGAAACCACAGTTTCGTCTTTCCTGTCGTCTCCATAGAAACATAAAGATATAAGATTGTCAACATCCAAAAAGTGAGAAGTATCAAGATT
This window harbors:
- the LOC133021420 gene encoding SH3 domain-binding protein 4 yields the protein MAAHRIRATANNNVSLPRCKSEGTLVDLSDGVSEATLNDVKVPSPSALRLDATASFGAAREVVAIKDYCPSSFTTLKFSKGDRLYVLDSSGAEWWYAHNNTEMGYIPAAYVEPINYRDSSFSDSGMIDTVGDLNEEAAKELDLLGEWSGVILKPTAFQNGNPFAAAHTGSTNPFLNGGPLDQNSNEKSVDLLLFDSLAPSVPNSTGSTADILGFASGVFNSNPLSPTGGFGQTLRRDNPFFRSKRSHSLSELSILQAESNSPQVSGGFFGGLKAPAPEQFQSREDFRTAWLSHRKLARSCHDLDSLGQSPGWGQTQPVETSIVCRLDSSGGAVQLPDTNISIHIPEGHVAPGDTQQISIKALLDPPLELNTDRCTTVSPVVEIKLSNMETKTTVTLEMKVSVVVKMESRQTTEVLCVRSDCKEGPYSAIPQAYMYGDTVQVCLDNLEPSMYVCVVAQSQSVSPDSTVWEHVVKKITLGVYGPKHIHPSFKTVVAMFGHDCAPKSLLVSDAGKQVQAAPPVALQLWGKHQFVLSRPQDLRVGVYSNMANYEVKAGDQARVVRGFQVKLGKVSRLVYIIASRDSEEVSDFTLRIQVKDDQDCILGQFCVQTPTPPPKAGPKTSVQRRFLKKKEVGKILLSPLAVATKYPVFQDRRINNVKFGKLIKTVIRQTKNQYLLEYKKGDFVALLSEEKIKLKGQLWTKEWYIGYYQGRTGFVHAKNVLVVGKVKPIYFSGPDLTTSILLEQTLKPCKFLTYIYASVRTILMENIGNWRAFADALGYVNLPLTHFCRAELDSEPERVASVLEKLKEDCNNTECKERKSFQKELLTALLKMDCQGLVARLVMDFVLLTTAVELAGRWREVAEKLAKVSRQQMDAYEAPHRDKNGLVDSEAMWKPAYDFLVTWAAQIGDSYRDVIQELHMGLDKMKNPITKRWKHLTGTLILVNCLDALRSSAFSPDAQEDCAI